The genomic region GGGCCGGGTACTTGGAGAGGATGAGGTCCGCGTCGGCGATGACGTCCTCGTAGCCCTCCTTGTAGAAGGGCATGGACTCGAGCATGTCCTGGCGGAGCTCGAAGTACTCGCGCTTGTCGGCGATCTGGTCGCTCACCAGGGCGAGCTGGCGGACGGAGAGGGCGAGCTCCTTGTGGAAGGCGTCGGAGTAGGAGCGCTGGGACTCGCGGTTGGTCTGCTTGAGGGCCGTGATCCACTTGCGGAGGAACTCGGTGTTGGTCTTCTCTTTGTTGACGGCCTTGGCGTAGGTGTCCGCGGCCTCCTTGTACTGCTTGGCGGCCATCTTCTGGTCGCCCATGCGGGCCAGGTCGGCGCCGGAGTTCTGAAGGAGGACGTAGGCGGTGTAGGACAGCCCGCCGATGACGACGGCGGCGCCGGCGGTGAGGCCAACCACGAACTTCGTATTCACGTTCCCGGCCATGGACAATGCTCCTGCCGGCGCGTCAGGTGCGCCGGTTCTCGAATCTCGCGCTCAGGCGTTGCCGCCGGGCGGTGTGCTTCCGTCGGTATCGGTGGGGGGTGGGTAGCGTCCGGCTTCGACCTCGACCCAATCGGGGGTGCAGCGCATGAGGTCGCCGAAGAGCTCGTCGAGCAGCTGGGCCGAAAGCGCGGCCAGCTCCTCCTGAGAGGTGACGTCGGGCGTGGTGACCTGCACCTTCATGTAGAACGCGTAGGTGGCGGAGAGGTTGAAGGCGAGCAGGCGGACGTCCTCGGCGCGGGCGACGCACCCGCCGTTGGCCACGAAGAAGTACCCCGCGTAGAGGTCCTTCCCGTGGTCGATGAACTTCATCGTGTGGATCTTGATGGTGTCAGGGTCGCGAGGCATGCGGACGTACACGCCGTCGCTGCTGCGGACTTTTGTGATGCGGCCCTTGAGCTGCTCGGGCACGTCGCGGTCGGGCATGAAGCGGGTGCGGTCGAGGGGCAGGGGGAGGTCCTGCGTGAGCGTGCCCAGCTGCATGCCGCCGGCGACGAAGCAGCGGTCGGCGACGTGGGGCACGGTGTCGATCATGCCGGTGTAGTACGCCGCGTGGAGGCTGATGCTGCGGGGCTTCTTGCCCTGGGCGGGAAACTTCTCGAGGTAGACGCGGGTGATGTAGTTCTTGGTGCCGAGGGTGGCCTCGACCTCGGCGGTCTCGCGGTGGTCGCCGGTGGTGCACACCCAGGAGCTGGTCTCAAAGGGGACGGAGGTGAGCAGGCGGCCGCCCTCGGGGTGGATGGGCAGCTTCTTGATGGAGATCTTGAAGTGGTCGATGGCGAGAGGCATCGCGATGGCGGCGATGGTGAGCAGGCCGAGCGCGACCACGAAGGGGACGGTAAAGAAGCGGCGGATGGGCTCAGGCACGGGTCACCCCGGCTTTCTTGATGGGCTTCTTGGCGTCGGGAGCCTCGCGGACGATACGGCTGAGGAGCCACTGGATGCCCATGAACATGGCGAGGCCGACGCCCAGCAGGACGGTGCCGATGACCATGTGGGCGTCGCCGGTGGCGAGGTCGGGCTTCCACAGGCTGAGCAGGCCGAGCACGGCTACGCGGAGGATGTTGTTGAACACCGCGACCGGAATGGCCAGCAGCATGAGGGAGACGCGCTGCCACCAGACCTTGGTCGTGAGGAGTGCAACCGCGCCGGCAAGGGCCATGAAGGCGACGACCATGCGCATGCCCGAGCACGCCTCGGCGACGTTGAGGGCCTTGCCGCCGACGGTGAGCGTGTTGCCGTCGATAAACACGACGAAGTCGGCGCCCAGGGCGCTGATCACCCGGAGCACGAGCCACGCGCCCTGCGCGGCGATCTGCTGTAGGGCGAAAGTGATCTTGATGATCACCTGCTCGGAGTTCGACACCGCGAAAACGAGGTAGGCGATGGGCAGGAAGATGACCTGGAAGATGGAGGGGCCCAGCAGCAGCAGGCAGAGGCCGGCCAAGGTCAGCACCATCGAGAACCCCATGAACATGTGGTTGGGGAACCCGACGATGAAGAAGAAGTAGCAGACGATCCCGAGGATGAGGGGGAGCAGGCCGGGCCAGAAGGTGCTGGCGCGGCGTTTCTGGAGCTCGGCCCGGTTCTGCCAGATCGCCCATGCGGAGATGAGCGGGACGACGAACGCGTGGCCCCAGTCCTCCATCGCGCCGGCGCTGTGGCGGGCCTGGCGATCAAAGAAGACCGCGAAGAGGCCTGCAAACGCGGTGAACAGAAGGACACCCTTCACCCATGCGAGGATGGTGAGGCCGGCGATGCCGGAGGCCCCTTGAGGGGCTGTGATCGCTTGAGTACCGCTGGTCGCCATAACGGGGGATCGACAGGAGGCCCGGACTACAACCCTGACAAACGCAGGCCGGGGTCCGCCATCGTACGTGCCCGTGCGACCCTCTGGTTCGCCCGGAGCCGCGCCTTGTGGCGAAACCCCCGCCCGTTCGGTCAGGTGTTAGGTAGTTCGGCCTACTGGCCCAGCGCGTTGAGCGGAGGCGGCCCGAACAGGTCGTTGCTGATGTTGCGATCCAGCACAAACCCGAACCCGTAGCTGGCGCGGAAGCCGTTCCGGATAACCGCGAGGGGCAGGGCCCACCATGTCGTGCCGACGTTGATGCGGTCGTTTGGCTTGAGCCAGACGTCGGGCTGGGTCTTCTGCCCGATCGCCTTGCCATCGAGCATGATCGTTGCCTCGCGGTTGTGGTCCAGGAGGCGGGTGAGGTCGATGCGCTCGGGGATGGCGAGGTTGCCGAAGCCGCCGGCGGAGTCGATCGCACGCATCAGCGTCAGACCGCCGCTGGTGGGCAGCTGGTAGGGGCCGGGGCGGGCGACCTGTCCGCTCACGTACACAAGGCCGCTGGGGGGCGCTGGGACGCGGATCACGTCGCCCGGGCGGATGATGATGTTGACGCGCTGCTCGCCCGCGAGGAGGTCGCGCATGCGGATGCGGATGACGCGCTGCGTGATGAGGTTCTCGGTCTCGCCTCCGGGGGCCGCGGCCTGGCGGGCGGTGCGTCCGCCGGAACGGACCCACTTGCCGTTGACGAAGATCCAGGCACCCTCGTCGGCGGTCTGCGGGATGCCCTCGGGCGCGGGCTGGGCGGTGCGGGCCGCGTCGTTCTCCGGGAGGTTGACGATGGGGGCCTGGCCGGTGGTGCTGGGGGTCGGTTCAGGCTGGAACATCCCGGGCGAGGTCGGGCGGGGAGCAGGGTCAGACCCGGGCAGCGGCACCGCCGGGGCCGGCGCCGGCGGCTGGGCCGGCTGCGCTGGATCCGCCGGCGCGGGCTGCGTCGGCTGCGGCGCGATCTCATCGATCAGGCGGTTGAGGTCCTGACCGGTGGGCTGCTGCGGCTGCGTCGGCTGCTGCGGGTTGGTGGGGGCCTGCGGGACCTGGCCCTGCGTGACCTCTTCCGACAGCGGCACCTGACGGATCACGTAGATCTCGTCGACGTTCTGGTCGAAGCGGCCGCCGGAGGTGAGGGCCTCGAGAAGGCGGTAGTCGGCACGAGGAATGAAGTACGGGCCGGGGCTCTGGACCTCGCCGATGATGTTGTACGTCTGCTGACGCTGGCCGCGGGCGTCGACGAGCACGAGGGGCTCGGCGACCAGGCGCTTCATGGCGTTGCGGATGACCTCGGTGGCCTCGTCGGTGGTAAGGCCGCCGATCTGGAGGCGGCCGAGCTGCGGGAGCTCGATGGTGCCGCGGGGGTCGACGGTGCGCTGGTAGGTCTCGGGGCGGCCCGTCTCGATGAGGTCATAGAGGGTGATGTCGAGCTGGTCGCCGGGGCCGATGCGGTAGGCCTGGGGCAGCGGGATGAGATCGGCCGGCACGGGCTCGCTGGTCTCGACCAGCTCCCC from Phycisphaerales bacterium harbors:
- a CDS encoding exosortase/archaeosortase family protein; this translates as MKGVLLFTAFAGLFAVFFDRQARHSAGAMEDWGHAFVVPLISAWAIWQNRAELQKRRASTFWPGLLPLILGIVCYFFFIVGFPNHMFMGFSMVLTLAGLCLLLLGPSIFQVIFLPIAYLVFAVSNSEQVIIKITFALQQIAAQGAWLVLRVISALGADFVVFIDGNTLTVGGKALNVAEACSGMRMVVAFMALAGAVALLTTKVWWQRVSLMLLAIPVAVFNNILRVAVLGLLSLWKPDLATGDAHMVIGTVLLGVGLAMFMGIQWLLSRIVREAPDAKKPIKKAGVTRA
- a CDS encoding polysaccharide biosynthesis/export family protein, with amino-acid sequence MKNEIGQVKSQAKVLRIAAGTAIAAAGLLGGCADSFMDPSVNGRWDPTPTVMPILDRLAAIEDDTGELVETSEPVPADLIPLPQAYRIGPGDQLDITLYDLIETGRPETYQRTVDPRGTIELPQLGRLQIGGLTTDEATEVIRNAMKRLVAEPLVLVDARGQRQQTYNIIGEVQSPGPYFIPRADYRLLEALTSGGRFDQNVDEIYVIRQVPLSEEVTQGQVPQAPTNPQQPTQPQQPTGQDLNRLIDEIAPQPTQPAPADPAQPAQPPAPAPAVPLPGSDPAPRPTSPGMFQPEPTPSTTGQAPIVNLPENDAARTAQPAPEGIPQTADEGAWIFVNGKWVRSGGRTARQAAAPGGETENLITQRVIRIRMRDLLAGEQRVNIIIRPGDVIRVPAPPSGLVYVSGQVARPGPYQLPTSGGLTLMRAIDSAGGFGNLAIPERIDLTRLLDHNREATIMLDGKAIGQKTQPDVWLKPNDRINVGTTWWALPLAVIRNGFRASYGFGFVLDRNISNDLFGPPPLNALGQ